A portion of the Lolium rigidum isolate FL_2022 chromosome 1, APGP_CSIRO_Lrig_0.1, whole genome shotgun sequence genome contains these proteins:
- the LOC124700412 gene encoding myb family transcription factor MPH1-like has product MRGFERRGVRQYNRSDEPRMRWTEELHRQFIEAVDCLGGPNEATPKRILQLMGLKGVSISHIKSHLQMYRSSSSNNNGDTPANTFVNRREDHCVDDGSQDRNNTLSASDMINASSSYSVPSRGTQHVHRSPYQIPSLEVVFRSWEQTIGLLPWNSRKLTTSKKLVGWPCHVDGKTRQTAAGCDLTLSIGGWPEDEAEASSDADGSSTTTEEAVVLGRNRGTGDHRCSALNLDLNLDLAVSSSWLT; this is encoded by the exons ATGAGAGGGTTTGAGAGGAGAGGCGTCAGGCAGTACAACAGGTCTGACGAGCCGCGGATGCGGTGGACAGAGGAGCTGCACCGGCAGTTCATCGAGGCTGTCGACTGCCTCGGCGGCCCAAACG AGGCAACGCCCAAGCGGATCCTTCAGCTGATGGGCCTGAAGGGAGTCAGCATATCTCACATCAAGAGCCATCTTCAG ATGTACCGGTCAAGCTCAAGCAACAACAACGGTGACACCCCAGCCAACACGTTTGTGAATCGTCGTGAAGATCACTGTGTCGATGATGGGTCACAAGATAGGAACAACACGTTAAGTGCTTCGGACATGATCAACGCTTCTTCTTCTTACTCCGTGCCTAGCCGCGGCACCCAGCACGTCCACCGGTCACCGTATCAAAT ACCATCGCTTGAAGTGGTTTTCAGGAGCTGGGAGCAGACTATAGGGCTTCTGCCATGGAACTCCAGGAAGCTAACTACCTCAAAGAAG TTGGTCGGTTGGCCGTGTCACGTTGATGGCAAGACGCGTCAGACGGCGGCGGGGTGTGACTTGACGCTATCAATCGGCGGTTGGCCGGAGGATGAGGCAGAGGCAAGCAGCGATGCCGATGGCTCCAGTACGACCACCGAGGAGGCCGTCGTGCTGGGGAGGAACCGGGGAACTGGTGACCACCGCTGCTCCGCTCTGAACCTTGACCTGAACCTCGACCTCGCCGTCTCATCTTCTTGGCTCACCTGA